The following proteins are co-located in the Rippkaea orientalis PCC 8801 genome:
- a CDS encoding cupin domain-containing protein: protein MNNIFQIPSNLGDQEIFETILANPTLKVERIISSGQVTEAGKWYDQQQDEWVILLQGEAQLSYEDGRQINLKKGDYLLIHSHQKHRVDYTSNNPPCIWLAIHSNLMN from the coding sequence ATGAATAATATTTTTCAGATTCCTTCTAACCTTGGTGATCAAGAAATCTTTGAAACGATTTTAGCTAATCCAACCCTAAAAGTTGAACGAATTATTTCTAGTGGTCAAGTTACTGAAGCCGGGAAATGGTATGATCAACAACAGGATGAATGGGTTATCTTGCTACAAGGAGAAGCCCAACTATCCTATGAAGATGGAAGGCAAATTAATCTCAAAAAAGGTGACTATTTATTAATTCACTCCCATCAAAAACACAGAGTTGATTATACTAGCAATAATCCTCCTTGTATTTGGTTAGCGATTCATAGCAACCTTATGAATTAA
- a CDS encoding HMA2 domain-containing protein, with translation MLDQMSGSVTHQQKLPATEEQIIEFLKEHNELEMILPVLLGVIVTSRFQLRGAYALLVNLAIAAIFNQIFINLKKLDPSATAISARATTITPEPDTNSKYTIVHSVPGRIRLKIPQLKEDPDFATRCQQLLHQDSHVIHVRVNRAAASIVINYHSQGLSDFDLGLRLLSIMNKAEREE, from the coding sequence ATGCTTGATCAAATGTCAGGTTCAGTTACTCATCAACAAAAATTACCAGCAACAGAAGAACAGATTATTGAATTTTTAAAAGAGCATAATGAACTTGAAATGATTCTTCCTGTGCTTCTTGGAGTGATTGTTACCAGTCGATTTCAACTGCGGGGAGCCTACGCTCTTTTGGTGAACTTAGCAATCGCTGCTATTTTTAATCAAATCTTTATTAACCTAAAAAAACTTGATCCCTCTGCAACCGCTATTAGTGCTAGAGCAACAACCATTACCCCAGAACCTGATACTAATAGTAAATATACCATTGTTCATTCCGTACCCGGTAGGATTCGTTTAAAAATTCCCCAATTAAAAGAAGATCCAGATTTTGCTACTCGTTGCCAACAATTATTACACCAAGATAGTCATGTTATTCATGTTCGGGTTAATCGCGCTGCTGCCTCAATTGTGATTAATTATCATAGTCAAGGATTATCGGATTTTGACTTAGGATTACGTCTCCTAAGTATTATGAATAAAGCTGAGAGAGAAGAATGA